Proteins encoded by one window of Ignavibacteriota bacterium:
- a CDS encoding TonB-dependent receptor: MKKNLIIFLNFLLYSSALLAQNGSISGKVTDKGNNEVLIGANVLVVGTMQGSSTDIDGHYEIKNLAPGKYQIRYSFISFQSIIVNDIIVKSGETVKLDIALSSDLIQTEEVLVTADAIKSSEGALLNIQKQSLNIVDGLSAELISKNNSSDGTDILKRMTGVTISEGKYAYVRGVGDRYNNTLLNGASLPSTDPEKKSFSYDLFPASLVENILTSKTFTPDKPADFSGGLVEINTVEFPEKFILNIDLGTSYNSVTNFKNFSSYNGGSKDWLGYDDGTRSLPSYITNTKVGRSNYSADELINIGQSFKNDWQTNYSNTPLNGNLKINLGQRFNLSANDVLGYIASVNYSNSYNTQQIEKNNYTFEGPRYLYDGFNYSHSVSLGALLNISYKFAQKHKISFKNVLNRNADDETTFYEGDYLYNPDYRQISSLRYVSRSLYSSQVIGEHHFDLFNGIDFNWNANYASSERDEPDARRYVYLRSYDDVSEPLRFQLDQSLATRFFGNLNDENLGFGSDLNLNIFENPNLPKFKLGYHYDYKDRIFDARTFGFKNLAGGNFAYEDSVIQSGVNNIFAQENFGNKFIEVSEITKPSDSYKSNQDVYAFYLMTNFDLFSIKFVAGFRNENSIQKLNSETQTGELVKINHAYNDVLPSINLNYPLTETMNFRLGYSKTLARPEFRELAPFSYYDFISAELVQGNTELKRSLIDNYDFRFELFPGPRELFALGIFYKDFKDPIEQILIATSGFEPTRSYSNAKRAKNYGVEFELRKNIDFIGELFNDFSFVGNLSFIKSKIEIEANGFQVSERPLQGQADFILNLGLYYDDFKNGYSASLIYNKVGEKISKVGFANLGDIIELPRDQVDFSISKNILENLSLKLTAKDILSQNHVFMQRTTEGDKIAEKIIMGRGISLSFGYNF, encoded by the coding sequence ATGAAAAAAAATCTTATAATATTTTTAAATTTTCTTTTATATAGTTCAGCTTTACTTGCACAGAACGGAAGCATTTCGGGCAAAGTTACAGATAAAGGTAATAATGAAGTTCTAATTGGCGCAAATGTTCTGGTTGTTGGCACAATGCAAGGATCATCTACCGATATAGACGGACATTATGAAATTAAAAACTTAGCTCCGGGAAAATATCAAATAAGATATTCATTTATTTCGTTTCAAAGCATAATTGTAAACGATATTATTGTCAAGTCCGGTGAAACTGTAAAATTAGATATTGCGTTAAGTTCCGACTTAATTCAAACAGAAGAAGTTTTGGTTACTGCGGATGCAATTAAATCATCCGAAGGCGCTTTACTTAATATTCAGAAACAATCATTAAATATTGTAGACGGATTAAGCGCGGAGTTAATAAGTAAAAACAACAGTTCGGATGGCACAGATATTCTGAAAAGAATGACAGGAGTTACAATTTCTGAAGGCAAATACGCTTATGTAAGAGGCGTTGGAGACAGATACAACAATACTCTTCTAAACGGCGCAAGTTTGCCAAGTACGGATCCGGAAAAAAAAAGTTTTTCTTATGATTTATTTCCCGCAAGTTTAGTTGAAAATATATTAACCTCAAAAACATTTACGCCCGATAAACCCGCGGATTTTTCCGGCGGACTTGTTGAAATAAATACAGTTGAGTTTCCTGAAAAGTTTATTTTAAATATTGATTTAGGTACAAGCTACAATTCGGTAACAAATTTTAAAAATTTTTCATCATATAACGGTGGAAGTAAAGATTGGCTGGGCTATGATGACGGAACAAGATCATTGCCGTCATATATAACCAACACAAAAGTTGGTCGTTCAAATTACAGTGCGGATGAATTAATAAATATTGGTCAGTCATTTAAAAACGATTGGCAGACAAACTATTCAAATACGCCATTGAACGGTAATCTCAAAATAAATTTGGGACAAAGGTTTAATTTGTCGGCAAATGATGTTTTAGGTTACATTGCTTCGGTAAATTATTCAAATTCATATAACACACAACAGATAGAAAAAAATAATTATACGTTTGAAGGTCCTAGATATCTATACGATGGTTTTAATTATTCACATTCAGTTTCGCTTGGCGCACTGTTAAATATCAGTTATAAATTTGCGCAAAAACATAAAATTAGTTTTAAAAATGTTCTCAATCGAAATGCCGATGATGAAACAACATTTTATGAAGGAGATTATTTATATAATCCAGATTACAGACAAATAAGTTCATTACGGTATGTTTCACGTTCACTGTATTCATCTCAGGTAATCGGCGAACATCACTTTGATCTTTTTAACGGAATTGACTTCAACTGGAATGCAAATTATGCCTCATCGGAAAGAGATGAACCCGATGCGAGAAGATATGTTTATTTGAGAAGCTACGATGATGTGTCGGAACCTTTGAGATTTCAATTGGACCAATCACTGGCGACACGTTTTTTCGGTAATCTTAATGATGAAAATTTAGGATTCGGAAGCGATTTGAATTTAAATATATTCGAAAACCCAAACCTTCCTAAATTCAAGTTAGGATATCATTACGATTATAAAGATAGAATTTTCGACGCTAGAACTTTCGGTTTCAAAAATCTTGCGGGCGGAAATTTTGCATACGAAGACAGTGTAATTCAATCCGGAGTTAATAATATTTTCGCTCAGGAAAATTTCGGTAATAAATTTATTGAAGTATCTGAAATTACTAAACCATCCGACAGTTATAAATCAAATCAGGATGTTTACGCGTTTTATTTGATGACGAATTTTGATTTATTTTCTATAAAATTTGTTGCCGGTTTTCGAAATGAAAATTCAATTCAAAAATTGAATTCAGAAACACAAACAGGAGAGTTGGTTAAAATAAATCATGCATATAATGATGTATTACCAAGCATAAATTTGAATTATCCTCTTACCGAAACTATGAATTTCAGACTTGGCTACAGTAAAACATTAGCCAGACCGGAATTCAGAGAACTGGCTCCTTTTAGTTATTATGATTTTATTTCTGCAGAGTTAGTTCAAGGTAATACAGAACTAAAAAGAAGTTTGATTGATAATTATGATTTTAGATTTGAACTGTTTCCCGGACCTCGAGAATTATTCGCTTTAGGTATATTCTACAAAGATTTTAAAGATCCTATTGAACAAATTTTAATTGCTACTTCCGGTTTTGAGCCTACGAGATCTTATTCAAACGCAAAAAGAGCAAAGAATTACGGGGTTGAATTTGAATTAAGAAAAAATATCGATTTTATTGGCGAACTGTTTAACGACTTTTCATTTGTTGGAAATTTAAGTTTTATTAAATCAAAAATTGAAATAGAGGCAAATGGGTTTCAAGTAAGTGAGCGTCCGCTGCAAGGACAAGCTGATTTTATTCTTAACTTAGGTTTGTACTATGATGATTTTAAAAACGGATATAGCGCTTCATTAATTTACAATAAGGTCGGTGAAAAAATTTCAAAAGTTGGCTTTGCTAATTTAGGTGATATTATAGAATTGCCTAGAGACCAAGTTGATTTTTCAATTTCTAAAAACATATTAGAAAACTTATCATTAAAACTAACGGCTAAAGATATACTCTCCCAAAATCATGTTTTTATGCAAAGAACAACCGAAGGTGATAAAATTGCTGAAAAAATAATAATGGGAAGAGGGATATCATTAAGCTTCGGATATAATTTTTAG
- a CDS encoding T9SS type A sorting domain-containing protein: MMRKILILIQAVILFSNLNFAQQIISGDIASDLTLTSDNSYLLSGFVRVKEGATLTIEPGTTIYGEYNSQGSLIVQPGGKIMAEGTAESPIVFTSEFTKEGSSQEPTYGDWGGIILLGKAPINVAGGTASIEGPGDTYGGTDAADNSGVMKYVRIEYPGIAFSPNNEINGLTFGGVGSGTTIDYIQVSYSGDDSYEWFGGTVNCKHLIAYRGWDDDFDTDFGFSGKLQFLLGVRDPEIADQSGSNGFESDNDGSGSTNEPRTSPTWWNVTLVGPAETTSSTINSLFKRGMHLRRSSQNKINNAVIMGYPTGILIDGINTVSDAQSGSMYLKNSVISGISGNIFQSTDSVFQTEMPTWFTNNGGRTYTNNSDLMLADAYNIENPNAMPKSGSPLLTGGGTPPADGFFDATATFVGAFGNNNWTAGWSSFDFAVGVKEEEEVNNLPQEFSLSQNYPNPFNPTTKISFSLPKSGNVKLSVYNIIGQEVVTLINATKSAGNYDVIWDAKDISSGIYIYKLDAGTTSIVKKMTLLK, translated from the coding sequence ATAATGAGAAAAATACTCATTTTAATTCAAGCTGTAATTCTTTTTTCAAACTTAAATTTTGCACAGCAAATTATCAGTGGAGATATTGCAAGCGATTTAACATTAACTTCTGATAATTCATACCTTTTAAGCGGTTTTGTTCGTGTAAAAGAAGGCGCAACATTAACAATAGAACCGGGAACAACAATTTACGGTGAATATAATTCACAAGGCTCGTTAATTGTTCAACCTGGCGGAAAAATAATGGCAGAAGGAACAGCTGAAAGTCCAATAGTATTTACAAGTGAATTTACAAAAGAAGGATCAAGCCAAGAACCGACATACGGAGATTGGGGCGGAATAATATTATTAGGAAAAGCGCCAATTAACGTTGCAGGCGGAACGGCATCAATCGAGGGACCAGGAGATACATACGGAGGAACAGACGCGGCAGATAACAGCGGAGTAATGAAGTATGTAAGAATAGAATATCCGGGAATTGCATTTTCCCCTAATAATGAAATAAATGGATTGACATTTGGCGGCGTAGGCAGCGGCACAACAATCGATTATATACAAGTAAGCTACAGCGGAGACGATTCATACGAATGGTTTGGCGGAACAGTAAATTGTAAACACTTGATAGCCTACAGAGGGTGGGATGATGATTTTGACACAGATTTCGGATTCTCAGGAAAGCTGCAATTTTTGTTAGGTGTAAGAGACCCTGAAATAGCTGATCAAAGCGGATCAAACGGATTTGAATCAGATAATGACGGAAGCGGATCAACCAATGAACCAAGAACATCACCAACATGGTGGAATGTAACCTTAGTTGGACCGGCAGAAACAACAAGCTCAACAATAAACTCATTATTCAAAAGAGGCATGCATTTAAGAAGATCATCACAAAACAAGATAAACAATGCGGTAATAATGGGATATCCGACAGGAATATTGATAGACGGAATCAACACAGTATCAGACGCACAAAGCGGATCAATGTACTTAAAGAATAGTGTAATATCAGGAATAAGCGGAAATATATTTCAATCGACAGATTCAGTTTTCCAGACAGAAATGCCGACATGGTTTACGAATAACGGAGGAAGAACATATACAAACAATTCAGATTTAATGTTAGCTGATGCTTATAATATAGAAAATCCAAATGCGATGCCGAAATCGGGATCACCATTATTAACAGGCGGAGGAACACCTCCCGCAGATGGTTTCTTTGATGCAACCGCTACATTTGTAGGTGCCTTTGGTAATAATAATTGGACTGCAGGATGGTCGAGCTTTGATTTTGCGGTTGGCGTAAAAGAAGAAGAGGAAGTTAATAATTTACCTCAAGAATTTTCATTATCACAAAACTATCCAAATCCATTTAATCCAACTACAAAAATTTCATTTAGTTTACCTAAATCCGGTAATGTTAAACTGTCGGTTTATAATATAATCGGTCAAGAAGTCGTGACTTTAATTAACGCGACAAAAAGTGCGGGAAATTATGATGTAATTTGGGATGCAAAAGATATTTCAAGCGGTATTTATATTTATAAGTTGGATGCTGGAACAACCTCAATTGTTAAAAAAATGACATTATTAAAGTAA
- a CDS encoding phosphate ABC transporter substrate-binding protein produces the protein MKIKSKLSIIVSIIVLGVVLITGCKKKEQVEKTVISVKGSDTMVNLSQKWAETYMKNNPNVSIQVTGGGSGTGIAALINKTVDLANASREFKDKEYEDAKSKGITPKEIKVALDGIAVIVNPENKLDELTIEQLRNIFTGTLTNWKQLGGEDLPIVLYGRENSSGTYEFFKDHVLGKDEHGNVRDYANSTQVLQGTAALGEAVARDRKGVGYGGVGYFAERKDVKILKIKSDLDSPAIAPAQDGKVNYSVIWDGSYSISRYLYCYTDGTPEKKVQDFLDFILSKDGQDLVKQMEYIPLPQ, from the coding sequence ATGAAAATAAAAAGCAAATTATCAATTATAGTCTCGATTATTGTTCTTGGAGTTGTTTTAATTACAGGTTGTAAGAAAAAAGAACAAGTTGAAAAAACCGTAATATCTGTTAAGGGATCTGACACAATGGTAAACTTATCGCAGAAATGGGCTGAAACTTATATGAAAAATAATCCAAATGTTTCAATTCAAGTTACCGGAGGAGGTTCAGGAACTGGAATTGCCGCTTTAATTAATAAAACTGTTGATTTGGCAAACGCAAGCAGAGAATTTAAAGATAAAGAATATGAAGACGCAAAAAGCAAAGGTATAACTCCAAAAGAAATTAAAGTTGCTTTAGATGGTATTGCAGTTATTGTTAATCCTGAAAATAAATTGGATGAATTAACAATTGAGCAGCTCAGAAATATTTTTACAGGAACTTTAACAAACTGGAAACAACTTGGCGGTGAAGATTTACCAATAGTTCTATATGGAAGAGAAAACAGCAGCGGAACTTATGAATTTTTTAAAGATCACGTTTTAGGAAAAGATGAACATGGAAATGTAAGAGATTACGCAAATTCAACTCAAGTCCTTCAAGGAACAGCGGCATTAGGAGAGGCGGTAGCGAGAGACCGTAAAGGAGTTGGTTATGGTGGCGTTGGTTACTTTGCCGAAAGAAAAGATGTGAAAATATTAAAAATTAAATCGGACTTAGACTCTCCGGCAATAGCGCCAGCACAAGACGGTAAGGTAAATTATTCTGTAATTTGGGATGGAAGTTATTCAATTTCTCGTTATCTTTACTGTTATACTGATGGTACTCCCGAGAAAAAAGTTCAAGATTTCCTTGATTTCATTTTATCAAAAGATGGTCAAGATTTAGTAAAGCAAATGGAATATATACCGTTACCTCAATAA
- the pstC gene encoding phosphate ABC transporter permease subunit PstC, with protein sequence MSDLLKVESNIEEEGSNQNRLEPSPYSKKIKLSVRIKEKIIEYFFAVNGTVALLFIILIFIFLFKEGIQALNNIGILDFIYSNQPKGKGIIETVYEWYPTSSFARYSLLPLIAGTLLTAIPATIFSTILGVAAGVYLSEIANPKAREFLKPLIELFASIPTVVLGFLLLVVGATFFNDLFHPVNRLNAFIAALGLSFVIIPIIASMTEDALRSIPNDLRMASYGLGATKWQTISRVIIPAGFSGVSASIILGFGRSIGETMIVLMASGNAANISTNLFLSVRTMTATIAAEMGEVSQGSDHYYALFFIGIILFTITFFLNLIAEIIINKMRKKNIF encoded by the coding sequence ATGTCAGATTTACTTAAGGTTGAGTCAAATATTGAAGAAGAAGGTTCTAATCAAAATAGATTGGAACCTTCGCCATATAGTAAAAAAATAAAATTATCAGTTAGGATTAAAGAAAAGATAATTGAATATTTTTTTGCGGTTAACGGTACTGTAGCGTTATTGTTTATAATTTTGATTTTTATTTTTTTATTTAAAGAAGGAATTCAAGCATTAAACAATATTGGAATTTTGGATTTTATTTATTCCAATCAGCCCAAAGGTAAAGGAATAATTGAAACAGTTTACGAATGGTATCCTACCTCAAGTTTTGCGCGTTATTCACTTCTTCCGTTAATTGCGGGCACATTGTTAACTGCAATTCCTGCAACAATATTTTCAACAATACTTGGCGTTGCGGCAGGTGTTTACCTTTCAGAAATAGCAAACCCCAAAGCAAGAGAGTTCCTGAAACCATTAATTGAACTCTTTGCGAGTATTCCAACTGTTGTTCTTGGATTTTTATTATTGGTTGTGGGCGCTACTTTTTTTAATGATTTGTTTCATCCCGTTAACAGATTAAACGCATTCATTGCGGCATTGGGATTATCATTCGTTATAATTCCAATAATTGCATCAATGACCGAAGACGCGTTAAGATCAATACCGAATGATTTAAGGATGGCTTCGTACGGATTAGGTGCTACCAAATGGCAGACTATAAGCAGGGTAATTATTCCGGCAGGATTCAGCGGAGTTTCAGCAAGTATAATTTTAGGATTTGGCAGGTCAATTGGAGAAACGATGATTGTTTTGATGGCGTCGGGGAACGCGGCAAATATTTCTACAAATTTATTTTTAAGTGTACGTACAATGACCGCTACTATCGCCGCCGAAATGGGTGAAGTCTCTCAAGGTTCGGATCACTATTATGCTTTATTTTTTATTGGAATAATACTTTTCACAATAACGTTTTTCTTAAACTTAATTGCCGAAATTATTATTAATAAAATGCGCAAAAAAAATATATTTTGA
- the pstA gene encoding phosphate ABC transporter permease PstA codes for MFISAVKFIFFFLVFVLFLILLKIIIEGSSVISLNFILDEPRNNMTEGGIFPAIFGTLAVTLFMVLFAVPVGVFAAIYLSEYAKDTFLTRIIRTAVNNLAGVPSIVYGLFGLGFFVLFIGRGLDEVLETGLLWGQPCLLWASATLAVLVLPIVIVSTLEALNSVPKSHRDASYGLGATKWETIKRIIIPQAKPGIMTGTILAISRGVGETAPILFLGAAFFLPNLPVVDLCIGDYCITMVNPAQQFMYLAYHIFILATQSANPTKTLPLQYASTLVLIGITFLLNITAIVMRYRYRKQLGKI; via the coding sequence ATTTTTATAAGTGCCGTAAAATTTATCTTTTTCTTTTTAGTATTTGTTTTGTTTCTAATTCTATTGAAAATAATTATTGAAGGAAGTTCTGTAATTTCACTCAATTTTATTTTAGATGAACCCAGAAACAATATGACCGAAGGCGGAATATTTCCTGCAATTTTCGGTACTTTGGCAGTAACACTTTTCATGGTTCTATTCGCGGTTCCGGTTGGTGTATTTGCCGCAATTTATTTATCGGAATATGCTAAAGATACATTCTTAACAAGAATTATTAGAACGGCAGTTAATAATTTAGCCGGTGTTCCTTCAATAGTATATGGTTTATTCGGATTAGGATTTTTTGTTTTGTTTATAGGAAGAGGATTAGATGAAGTTTTAGAAACCGGTTTATTGTGGGGTCAGCCTTGTTTATTATGGGCATCAGCAACATTAGCGGTTTTAGTATTGCCAATTGTTATTGTATCAACATTAGAAGCCTTAAATTCCGTGCCTAAAAGTCATAGAGATGCTTCATACGGTTTAGGCGCGACTAAATGGGAAACAATTAAAAGAATTATTATTCCTCAGGCAAAACCAGGTATTATGACAGGAACTATTTTAGCTATAAGCAGAGGAGTTGGTGAAACGGCTCCAATCTTATTTTTAGGCGCGGCATTTTTTCTGCCAAATTTACCTGTTGTTGATCTTTGCATAGGCGATTATTGCATCACAATGGTTAATCCGGCTCAACAATTTATGTATTTGGCTTACCATATTTTTATTTTGGCAACGCAGTCCGCAAATCCTACAAAGACTTTACCTCTGCAGTATGCTTCAACTCTGGTTTTAATAGGAATAACATTTTTGCTGAATATTACAGCAATCGTAATGAGATATAGATATAGAAAACAACTTGGTAAAATATAA
- a CDS encoding phosphate ABC transporter ATP-binding protein encodes MKNIKISADKLSLFYSEKIALKEISVNIPEKQVTAFIGPSGCGKSTFLRVINRMNDLIPNVKINGKILVDGIDIYEKDIDVVNLRKRIGMVFQKSNLFPKTIYENIIYGPSINGIKNKKILDEIVETTLRQSAIWDEVKDRLNESALSLSGGQQQRLCIARALAVKPDIILMDEPASALDPISTAKIEELIHELKENYTIVIVTHNMQQAARVSDKTAFFYLGELIEFDNTSKIFTNPNKKQTEDYITGRFG; translated from the coding sequence ATGAAGAATATTAAAATATCCGCAGATAAATTGAGTTTATTTTACAGTGAAAAAATTGCGCTTAAAGAAATTTCGGTGAATATTCCTGAAAAACAAGTAACGGCTTTTATTGGTCCTTCAGGATGCGGTAAATCAACATTTTTACGCGTGATAAATAGAATGAATGATTTAATACCAAATGTTAAAATTAACGGAAAAATTTTAGTTGATGGTATAGATATTTATGAAAAAGATATTGATGTTGTGAATTTAAGAAAACGTATTGGAATGGTTTTTCAGAAATCAAACTTATTTCCAAAAACCATATATGAAAATATAATTTACGGACCATCGATTAATGGGATAAAGAATAAAAAAATATTGGACGAAATTGTTGAAACCACTTTAAGGCAATCCGCAATTTGGGATGAAGTTAAAGACAGATTAAATGAATCTGCGTTAAGTTTATCCGGCGGGCAGCAGCAGAGATTATGCATTGCTAGAGCTTTAGCCGTAAAACCGGATATAATTCTTATGGATGAACCAGCAAGCGCGTTGGACCCAATATCAACTGCAAAAATTGAAGAATTAATTCATGAACTTAAAGAAAATTACACAATTGTTATTGTTACGCATAATATGCAGCAAGCGGCAAGAGTAAGCGACAAAACAGCTTTCTTCTATTTAGGCGAACTTATTGAATTCGATAATACATCTAAGATTTTTACAAATCCAAATAAAAAACAGACCGAGGATTATATCACCGGAAGATTTGGATAA
- the phoU gene encoding phosphate signaling complex protein PhoU produces MERQFEIHLGKLRTRIIKMSSLVEDQMELAIRSINEENLELTNLIIEREDKINKLDRKIEKTCQKIIALSQPVAIDLRLVLSALTINTNLERLGDLAKNIARSFQNLKKKPLFLNRTKHHEMTIIVKKMIKDAIDSFNNNDAELAKKVIESDVILDNLFAENRKILISIMKENSANIDEALSLLEISRHFERAGDHSTNIAEDVYFIVEAQLIKHKYEKYIYSEIEEDEEEDN; encoded by the coding sequence ATGGAAAGACAATTTGAAATACATTTGGGAAAACTAAGAACCCGAATAATAAAAATGTCGAGTTTAGTAGAAGATCAAATGGAATTGGCTATTCGATCAATTAATGAAGAAAATCTCGAGCTTACAAATTTAATTATAGAACGTGAAGATAAAATAAATAAACTTGATCGAAAAATTGAAAAAACTTGTCAAAAAATTATTGCGCTAAGTCAACCGGTAGCAATTGATTTACGGTTGGTTCTTTCAGCCCTTACCATAAATACAAATTTAGAACGACTCGGTGATTTGGCAAAAAATATCGCAAGAAGCTTCCAAAATCTAAAGAAAAAACCTCTTTTTCTTAATCGAACAAAACATCATGAAATGACCATAATTGTAAAAAAAATGATAAAAGACGCAATTGACTCATTTAATAATAACGATGCGGAACTTGCTAAAAAAGTAATTGAATCAGATGTTATACTTGATAATTTGTTTGCCGAGAATAGGAAAATACTTATTTCTATTATGAAAGAAAATTCCGCTAATATAGATGAAGCTTTAAGTCTATTAGAAATAAGCAGACACTTTGAACGAGCCGGCGATCACTCAACAAATATTGCGGAAGATGTTTATTTTATAGTTGAAGCCCAGCTGATTAAACATAAATATGAAAAATATATTTATTCCGAAATAGAAGAAGATGAAGAAGAGGACAATTAG
- the rplU gene encoding 50S ribosomal protein L21: MYAIVDILGQQIKVEEKNKYYVPKLDSEINKSITFDNVLIYSDGTTTTVGNPSVKGIKVKAKVLEHVKDDKLIVFKKTKRKSYRIKNGHRQQLSRIEITGISTSKSKAAEKES; encoded by the coding sequence ATGTACGCAATTGTTGATATTTTGGGACAGCAAATTAAAGTCGAAGAGAAAAACAAATACTACGTACCAAAATTAGATTCTGAAATAAATAAATCAATTACTTTTGATAATGTTCTAATTTACTCGGATGGAACTACAACAACAGTTGGTAATCCTTCCGTTAAAGGCATTAAAGTAAAAGCCAAAGTTTTAGAACATGTAAAAGATGATAAATTGATCGTGTTCAAAAAAACAAAAAGAAAATCATACAGAATTAAAAATGGTCATAGACAACAGCTTTCAAGAATTGAAATTACTGGAATTTCTACTTCAAAATCTAAAGCTGCAGAGAAGGAGAGTTAA
- the rpmA gene encoding 50S ribosomal protein L27 yields MAHKKGQGSTRNGRDSNPQYLGVKRFGGEKVTAGSIIVRQRGTKFHPGNNVKKGSDDTLFSLMDGFVKFEIRKNDRKFVSVYENQN; encoded by the coding sequence ATGGCTCATAAAAAAGGTCAAGGTTCTACACGTAACGGAAGAGACAGTAATCCGCAGTATCTTGGTGTTAAGAGATTCGGCGGTGAAAAAGTTACAGCTGGATCAATAATTGTTAGACAAAGAGGCACAAAATTTCATCCGGGAAATAATGTTAAAAAAGGAAGCGACGACACTTTATTTTCTCTTATGGATGGTTTTGTTAAATTTGAAATTAGAAAAAACGATAGAAAATTTGTTAGCGTTTACGAAAATCAGAATTAG
- a CDS encoding serine/threonine-protein phosphatase has protein sequence MLKKKYYVKEFWKNLKSISYYKLLLTIFLIFSEIGFASDIFQGFKQSYGFLALNVLFSGFLGTMFAHSFIKQRKLIPVTLLIHILYSVNVSDFTKNSTLQTVPHEKYIVFGIALIITIILAYIFLMNFITTEGIPQIKLRAEMDLAKEMHKALVPEIKIQTNKFLIYGKSIPIDEVGGDLVDVCFKDEEILCYIADVSGHGISSGLFMGMFKSSVHTILMKDFTVEGIFNDSNKSLYSLKKQNIFLTAAAIIFKQNNILEYSVAGHLPILYFDSSKNELRKLLNKQIAISVKHDFNYTGEKFNYQSGDIFILLSDGLTEVFNVNKIGYGLEKFINVIEKNISRSPDELYSILLKNVNEYGNQIDDQSLLIIKCK, from the coding sequence ATGCTGAAAAAAAAATATTATGTAAAAGAATTTTGGAAAAATTTAAAATCAATATCTTATTATAAACTTTTACTAACAATATTTTTAATTTTTTCTGAAATTGGTTTTGCTTCAGATATTTTTCAAGGATTTAAACAGAGCTATGGTTTTCTTGCGTTAAATGTTCTGTTTTCAGGATTTCTGGGAACAATGTTCGCCCACTCCTTTATAAAGCAAAGAAAATTAATACCCGTAACTTTACTTATTCATATTTTATATTCCGTTAATGTATCTGATTTTACAAAAAATTCAACCTTACAAACCGTACCTCATGAAAAATATATTGTTTTTGGAATTGCACTTATTATTACAATAATATTGGCTTATATATTTTTAATGAATTTTATCACTACCGAAGGAATTCCGCAAATAAAACTAAGAGCCGAAATGGATTTAGCAAAAGAAATGCATAAAGCTTTGGTTCCTGAAATTAAAATTCAGACTAATAAATTTTTAATTTACGGTAAATCGATTCCTATAGATGAAGTAGGTGGTGATTTAGTGGATGTTTGTTTTAAAGATGAAGAAATCCTTTGCTATATTGCGGATGTAAGCGGTCATGGAATCTCATCCGGGTTATTTATGGGAATGTTCAAGAGTTCGGTTCATACAATATTAATGAAAGATTTTACGGTGGAAGGCATATTCAATGATTCAAACAAATCTCTTTACAGTCTGAAAAAACAAAACATTTTTTTAACTGCTGCCGCAATAATCTTCAAACAAAATAATATTTTGGAATATTCAGTAGCGGGACATTTACCTATTTTATATTTTGATTCTTCAAAAAATGAATTGAGAAAACTGCTGAATAAACAAATCGCAATTTCGGTGAAACACGATTTCAATTATACCGGTGAAAAATTCAATTATCAATCAGGAGATATTTTTATTTTACTTTCCGACGGATTGACCGAAGTCTTTAATGTAAATAAAATCGGTTATGGTTTGGAGAAATTTATTAACGTTATTGAAAAAAATATTTCGAGATCACCTGATGAGCTTTATTCAATTCTTCTAAAAAATGTAAATGAATATGGAAATCAAATTGATGATCAATCACTTCTGATAATAAAATGTAAATAA